The Klebsiella africana sequence GGGCAATATCCGGCGAGGCCTCCAGCAGCTGCAGCGCCTCTTCACCGCTGGCGGTTTCCAGCGTCAGCCAGCCCAACTGATGCAGCTGTTCACACAGCGTCTGGCGGACATCCTCTTCATCTTCCAGCACCAGCGCCAGCCGTTCCCCCGCCGGGAGCGGCTCGTCCTCCGCTGACGCCACCGTCGTCTCAACCTCGGTCATCGCCCGCGGCAGCTGCAGCCGCACCGTCGTCCCCTGCCCCGGCGCGCTCTCCAGCGCCACCCGGCCGCCCGACTGGCGCACAAAGCCATACACCATCGACAGCCCCAGGCCGCTACCGCTGCCGGTGGCTTTGGTGGTGAAGAATGGTTCAAACACCCGGGCTTTCACCGCCTGCGACATCCCACTGCCATGATCGATCACCTCCAGGGCCACCATATCCTGCCGCTGACCGCTGCTGCGGGTGACCCGCTGATTCCAGGTGCGTATTTTGATGATTCCGTCGCGCCCGGCCATGGCGTCGCGGGCATTCATCACCAGATTGATCAGGGCGTTTTCCAGCTGGCCGACGTCTATCCATGCCGGCCACGCCGGCGACTGCGCCTCAATCTCCAGGCTTAGGTTCGCCGGCAGGGAGTGACGCATCAGCTCGCTGAGGTTCTCCAGCAACGGCGCCATCGCCACCGCCTGGGGATGCAGCGCCTGTTTGCGCGAGAAGGCCAGTAGCCGCTGGGTCAGAAGCGCCCCACGCTCCGCCGCCTTCAGCGCTCTGGAGAGTCGCGGGGCATCGCGCGCATCCGGCTCCACCAGCTCGAGGCTGCCGATGATCACCGCCAGCAGGTTGTTAAAGTCATGCGCCAGACCTCCGGTCAGCTGGCCGACGGCCTTCATCTTCTGGCTGTGCAGTAGCGCCTCCTCCAGCTCCTGGCGCTTAATCCGATCGATCTCCATCTGGGTGGTCTTCTCTTTCAGCAGCCGGGTGGTGTGCTCCAGCGACGCCGTATTGCGGGCGAAGACGTTAAAGGCCCGCGCCAGCTCGCCCAGCTCATCGCGCCGCTGCAGGGCCGGCACCGAGACGTTCGGCTCCCCCTGAGCCAGCCGCGACATCGCCCGCGAGATAGCGGTCAGGTTAGAGCCGAGATTACGGTAGATATACCACCCGGCGCAGCCGGTGATCGCCAGCGCCAGCAGCGCGGAAAGCAAAATAAACATGCTGATGGAGCGCAGCTCCCGATGGCTCTGCGCCGCCCGCTGCTCTGAGGCTTCCGCCACCCGGGTCACGTACTGATTGATGTCCTCGTTAAGCAACGCGACCAGCGCTTTGATGTGGTACATGTACCAGCTGATCGTCAGGTCGCTCTCCTCCAGCTGGGCCGACAGCGGGGCCAGCGTCGCCAGCTCCCGGGTGACGTCGGGCAGGAAAAACGCCAGCGCGGGATCGGCGCTATAGGTCGGCAGGTCTTCGCGCAGCTGGTCGAGCTGCAGAACGATCGACCGCGGCGTAACGGTATGGATCGCGGCCACGATCAGCCGGTCCATCTCGGCCAGCCGGCGTGGATCGATCGCCTTATCCCCGCCGCGATCGTTAAGATCGACGAGATGGCGCAGGTTGCTCTGATTCTGATAAAGCGAACTCAGCAGCGCATTGCGCTGCAGATGGCGGCGCTGGCCGCGCTCCAGCATCTCCGCTACGCTCTGCTGCAGTGCGTTGCTGCGGCGAATAATATTAGCCACCCGCGCCTGCTCCTGCTGCGCCAGCGGGGCCGCCGCCAGCTGGGCCAGCGAGTGCTTCAGCGCCTGCTGCGTCGCCAGCAGCCGTTCTGCTTCGCTTTTGTACTCCAGCGCCCCCACCACCTGCGACAGGCGCACCGCCGCCGTGGCGACATTCGCCGTGTCCCGCGCCAGATCCATACTGCCGCGCATGTCGTTAAGAGTCTGGCGCTGCACCTGCTCCTGCAGCTGGCTGGCGTGGTGAAAGCCAAACACCGCCACGCCGCTGACCAGCAGGGTGACCACGCCCATCAGCAGATTAAAGGAGAGCAGGCGGCCACGGGCGCTGGTGAAAAACGGGTGTCGGCGAGCGGTCATAGCAACTCCGGTGAAGGATCGGTCGGCAGATAGGCGTGACGGTGCAGAAAATGACGCCGCGTAACTGTGATCGCGGTTAACTATTTATCACTATGACAAATATGAATGGATTCTGACATTCTGCATTTATTTTCCGGTGGTGGACTGTAGCTATTGTTCTCATAGACAGGAGCGCCGCGATGACCGCCACCCCGGTACTGGAAATGCGCCATATCGCCAAAGCTTTTGGCAAATTCTACGCGCTGAAGGGCGTCGACCTGACGGTCTGGCCCGGCGAGATCCATGCCCTGATGGGGGAGAACGGCGCCGGAAAAAGCACGCTGATGAAGATCCTCGCCGGCGCCTATACCGCCACCAGCGGCGAGATCCTGATCGACGGAAAACCGCAAACCATCCGCGGCCCCAAGGACGCGCTGGCCGCCGGGATCACGTTGATCTACCAGGAGATGCAGCTGGCGCCGAACCTGACCGTCGCGGAAAACATTTTCCTCGGCAGCGAGCTGGCGCGCGGTGGTCTGGTGCAGCGTAAAGCGATGCTCAGCCAGGCGCAGGCAGTGATCGACCGTCTCGGCGCCCAGTTCAAAGCCAGCGACCGGGTGATGACCCTGACCATCGCCGAACAGCAGCAGGTGGAGATTGCCCGCGCGCTGCACCGTAACAGCCGCATTCTGGTGATGGATGAACCTACCGCCGCCCTCTCCTCGCGGGAAACCCAGCGCCTGTTCGATCTCATCCTGCGTCTGCGCGATGAGGGGATGGCGATTATCTATATCAGCCACCGCATGGCGGAAGTGTATGAGCTTTCCGACCGGGTCAGCGTCCTGCGCGATGGGCAGTATGTCGGCAGCCTGGTGCGCGACAAGCTCAACGCGCCGGAGCTGGTGCGCATGATGGTCGGTCGCCCGCTCAGCGATCTGTTCAATAAAGAACGTGACATTCTCCGCGGCCAGCCGCGCCTGCGGGTCGAGGATCTGACCGATGGCGGCAAGATTAAGCCCAGCAGCCTGGTGGTGCATGCCGGCGAAATCGTCGGCCTCGCCGGGCTGGTCGGTGCCGGGCGTTCCGAACTGGCGCAGCTGATCTTCGGGGTGCGCAAAGCCACCGCCGGGGTGATTGAGATCGACGGCGAGCCGGTGGTGATCCACTCGCCGCGGGAAGCCATCGACCTCGGGATCGGCTTTCTGACCGAAAACCGCAAAGAACAGGGGTTGTTTCTCGAACTGGCCGCCCAGGAGAACATTACTATGGCGACGCTGGAGCGCGACGCGACCTGGGGGATGCTCAACCGCCGGAAGGCGCAAACCATCTCCGATGACGCCATCCAGCTGCTTAACATCCGCGTGCCGCACGCCCAGGTGCGCGCCGGCGGGCTGTCCGGCGGCAACCAGCAGAAATTATTGATTTCACGCTGGGTGGCGATTGACCCGCGCATTCTGATCCTCGATGAACCCACCCGCGGCGTCGACGTCGGCGCGAAAAGCGAGATTTACCGCATCATGAACGACATGGCGCGCCAGGGCGTCGCCATTCTGATGATCTCCAGCGAGCTGCCCGAAGTGGTGGGCATGAGCGACCGGGTCTATGTAATGCGCGAGGGCACTATCGCTGGCGAGCTACAGGCCGGCGATATCAGCCAGGAAAGTATCATGACGCTGGCCACCGGCGTGAACGACTCTCACCTTAAGGCAGGGCAACTATGAGCATACCGAAAGAGACCTCCGCGCCGGTCGCGAAATCCGCTTCGGCGAAAAAAATGTTGATGGGCGACCTGATGCAGACCGTCGGCATTCTGCCGATCCTCATCCTGATCGTCGCCGTTTTCGGCTTTATCGCCCCCAACTTTTTCACGGAAAGCAATCTGCTGAATATCACCCGCCAGGCCTCGATCAACATTGTGCTGGCGGCGGGAATGACTTTCATCATCCTCACCGGCGGCATTGACCTCTCCGTCGGCTCCATCCTTGGCACCACCGCGGTGGCCGCGATGGTGGTGTCGCTGATCCCGGCGTTTGCGTTGCTGTCGATTCCGGCGGCGCTGATGCTCGGCCTGCTGCTCGGCCTGTTCAACGGCGCGCTGGTCGCCTTCGCCGGGCTACCGCCATTTATCGTCACCCTCGGCACCTACACGGCGCTGCGCGGCGCCGCCTATCTGCTGGCCGACGGCACCACGGTGATCAACTCCGATATCAGCTTTGAGTGGATCGGCAATGACTACCTCGGCCCGGTGCCGTGGCTGGTGGTCATCGCCCTGGCGGTTATCGCGGTGTGCTGGTTTATCCTGCGCCGCACCACCCTTGGGGTACATATCTATGCGGTGGGCGGCAACATGCAGGCGGCGCGGCTGACCGGCATCAAAGTCTGGCTGGTGCTGCTGTTTGTTTATGGCATGAGCGGCCTGCTCTCCGGCCTTGGCGGGGTAATGAGCGCCTCGCGGCTGTACAGCGCCAACGGCAACCTCGGCGTCGGTTACGAGCTGGACGCCATCGCCGCAGTCATTCTCGGCGGCACCAGCTTCGTCGGCGGCATCGGCACCATCACCGGTACGCTGGTGGGGGCGCTAATTATCGCCACCCTCAACAACGGCATGACCCTGATGGGGGTCTCCTACTTCTGGCAACTGGTGATCAAAGGGGCGGTGATCATCATTGCGGTGCTGATCGACAAATACCGTACCCGACATCATCAAAGTGCATAACAACACCATCTTACCTGCGAGGAAAAGCGAATGCGTTTAAAACCGATAGTGACCGCGCTGTGTGCTGGCGCGCTGCTGGCCGCCTCCCCTTTTGCATCGGCCAAAGAGCTAAAAGCGATTGGCGTGACGGTGGGCGACCTTGCCAACCCGTTCTTTGTGCAGATCACCAAAGGGGCGGAGCTGGAGGCCCGCAAGCTGGCGGGGGATAACGTCAAAGTGACGCTGGTTTCCAGCGGCTACGATCTGGGCCAGCAGGTGGCGCAGATCGATAACTTTATCGCCGCTAAAGTCGATATGATCATCCTCAACGCCGCTGATTCGAAAGGCATTGGCCCGGCGGTGAAGCGGGCCAAAGAGGCCGGGATCGTGGTGGTGGCGGTTGACGTCGCCGCCGAAGGGGCCGACGCCACCATCACCTCCGATAACACCCAGGCGGGCGAGCTGGCCTGTAAATACATTAGCGACCGCCTGAACAACAAAGGCAACGTGGTGATCATCAACGGGCCGCCGGTCTCCGCCGTACAAAACCGCGTTGAAGGCTGCGAAACGGAGTTCAAAAAACACCCGGATATTAAAATCCTCTCCGCCAACCAGAACGCCAAAGGCAGCCGGGAAGGCGGCCTGGAGGTGATGACTTCCCTGCTGGCGGCCAATCCGAAGATTGACGGCGTGTTCGCGATCAACGATCCGACGGCGATTGGCGCCGATCTGGCGGCGAAACAGGCGCAGCGCAGCGAGTTCTTCATCGTGGGCGTCGACGGCAGCCCGGACGGCGAAGAGGCGCTGAAGCGTAAGAACTCGCTGTTCGTCGCCACCCCAGCGCAGGATCCACAGGTGATGGCGGCGAAGGCGGTGGAAATTGGCTACGACATCCTGCAGGGCAAACCGGCACCGACCGCACCGGTACTGATCCCGGTGACGATGATCGACAAAAATAACGTCAGCTCTTACAAAGGCTGGACCGTGAAATAAGCGCAACCCGGCGCACAATCGTTCCGCCGATTGTGCGCTACGCTTAACGAGTATGACGGCGCGGAGTAGCGATCATGGAACGGAAAGGCATTATTGCCGCAGGCAACATGCTGGTCGATCATGTCCACCAGATCAGGCAGTGGCCGGAGCGCGGCTGGCTGGTGGAAATTATACATAGCGAACGTGCCACCGGCGGCGCGCCGCTGAATGTCCTGCTGACCCTGGCTAAAATGCATGCCGGACTGCCGCTGCAGGCGGTTGGCCTGATTGGCGAGGATAACGATGGCGACTACATTACCGCCATGCTCGATCAGTACCATATCAATCGCCAGCTCGTACAGCGCACCAGCTCCGCCCCCACCTCGATGACTCAGGTGATGACCGACGCCGACGGTCAGCGTACCTTCTTTCACTCTCCCGGCGCCAACCGACTGCTTGACCTCCCGGCCTTTGAGCCGCTGGATGCGCCGCTGAAAATTTTCCATCTCGGCTATCTGCTGCTGCTTGAGAGTCTCGATCGCTCCGATAAAGTGTACGGCACCCGCAGCGCGCGACTGCTGGCGCAGATGCGCGAGCGAGGCTATGAAGTGTCCCTCGACCTGGTGTCGCGCAAAGGCGATCCGCACTACCGCCCGCTGGTCCTGCCAGCGCTGAAGCATCTTGACTATCTGACCATCAATGAGCTGGAAGCCAGCGAGTTTAGCGGGCTGGAGATCCGTTTACCCAACGGCGAGCCGCACGTCGCCAATATCGCCCGCGCCGCCAGCGCATTGCTTGACGCCGGCGTACGCCAGCGGGTAGTGATCCACTGTCCGGAGGGGGCATGGGGCGTGTCCCGTACCGAAGACGGGCGCTGGGTACCGTCATGGCGGCTGCCGCCGGAAGAGATTATCGGCAGCGTCGGCGCCGGGGACGCCTTCTGCGCCGGCCTGCTGTACGGCAGCCACGAACGCTGGCCGTTAACCGACAGTCTGCAGCTGGCCCACGCCTGCGCCAGCGCCAGTCTGCAGGCCGCCAATGCGATCGACGGCGCCAAAACGCTCCCTGAGCTGCAGGCGTTTATTCAGTTGCAGAATGGTTAGATCGAGTAGATCCCGCTATCAGGGCGATGCCACAGGAGAACGACGTATCATGGCGAGAAAAGGGATACGGTTTATTCAAATCACGTCTGTTTTACGCTGAGTTCAACAACGGCGAACCAAATAACTAACTGCGACACTCGGCCAGCACCTTTTCCAGTTTTGCTAATGACTCAGCGCGTTTTATCGCTGGCATCTGATGAATATTGCGCAATTTCCACTGCACGGCAGGTAAATCCTGAATACGCATTTCCGGCGCTAAACGCCAGTCTGGTTCGCCTCGTTTAAATGACAGCAAAAAATCAACATCCTGTTGCGTGAAACAGGATTTTAACGCAGCAATCATCCTGTTGGGGACTGCTGTCAGTTCCTCCAGGCCTATCGTCTCAAATGTCATCCCACTGAACTCACGGTAAAAGGGTTCAGCAATATCTTTCCAGCGAGGACTCAGCACTTCAGCCAGAGGCCGATTATGGCTCAGTAGATACGCGATAAACCCATTGAAAATGGGACGGTCAAGCTCCCGCGCATCAAGAAGTAATTTCACATCATAAAAATCTCTGGGATGCTGGCGATCCAGCGCCGCGCATAATTTTCCACCGTAGAGGTCAGGCAACGAAACCACTGCAAGGCTGGCATAGCCAAAAACGTCTTCTACCGCCCCCACCACTTCTCGCTCCTGCGGTGGATATAATGTCCCCCGGGCGACCGGTGAGACCTCTATCTTTATTTGTGCGCTATCGGTAGTAACAATAACACGCATCTCATCGGAACGATTGGCTTGTAATACAGCGCTCATACCTGCCTGTTGTTGCAGATTGTCGGCAATACGTGCAAGCGCATCCCGTATATGAGGTAAAGCGATCGCTCTGCTTTCCAGGGGCACCCAGGCGAGGTCGATATCCACCGATAATCGAGGGAAATCGCGGATAAAAAGATTGATGGCCGTGCCACCTTTCAGCGCAAATTCCCGTTCGACAGCAACATAGGGTAAAACCTGCATTAGCAGAGCAACCTGCCGATAATAGGGCGCCTGTATATCCATATTTTTTATTCCTTTTGAAAGCGTTCAGGCACTGTGATTTGGTATTGAGCATTGAACTTGCCATTTACCACGATTTGCCGTTTGCCCGCTCCCAGATCGATTTTTTGGCTATCGATTCGTTTGAACCAGCCATGCTCGTAAAAACTGGCGAAGAAGAGATACAAACGCTTGGCCTGCACAGACTGGCTGACAGAAAGCAGATACTCTACTTTACGAGGATTAAGATTAACCAGCCCCTGGAAAAGCTCTGCAGCGTGGTTAAATGAGAGGGTCCCCGGTACCGCGCTCAGCAACTCGTAAGCAGCCAGTTCTGGCGCACTGCCGATGAGTATTTTCCCTTTTACATCAAGCGTTACACGGTATCTATCATCCAGCACCGGCAGTTTTTTCCCCGATATGACTATCCACTCCACACCCGGAAATTCCCTGAACCATTTCGGCAGCAGCGCTTTATTTTCCACACTAAGCCAGCACTGGTTTTGTTTTAGCTGTAGATAGTGTGAACGGCCCAGCCAGACTAAGCTACTGAGCCCCGCAACATACACCGGAGCGGCAAGCTGATTTTGCAAACATGCTAATGCATCGTTCCACTCCGGCTCACGTCCCGCACGCGCGTATACGCCGTTACCTCGTTTTTTTAACCAGCCACTTTGCGTGTATTTAAAGGCCAGAGAGGGCGAGATGGCATGCTGGCTTAACCAGGACTGAAGGATCACATCTCCGGGAGCGCTGTTTTGCAGCAGCCAGTTTAATTTTGTTGGCATAGATTAACCCAGAGTGTCACTTTAATAAAAAAAGTAAACTCCCTGCGCCAAATAAAGTCAACAGCGGGTTGGCAGCAAACCCACCTTATGCCGCTTTCTCGCTGTGGGTCACGTCGGCGGAAAACACATAGCCCAGACCGCGTAGGGTTTTAATCAGCGTCGGCTGATGCGGGTTTAACTCGATTTTGCGCCGCAGGCGCATGATCAGCACATCGATGGTCCGGTCGAATACCTCGGTGCTTTCGTTATGGGTCAGCGCCAGCAACTGTTCGCGATTCAATACCCGGCGCGCGTTCTGCGCCAGCGCCAGCAGCAGGCCGTATTCTCCCTGGGTCAGCGGGATCGCCTGCTGCTGCGGGTTATACAGTTCACAGCGGGTGGTATCCAGCCGCCAGCCGTTGAATGTCAGGCCAGCAGCGGCGCCCGGCACCTCGCTGGCCAACGCCCCACTACGCCGCAGCACCGCCTTTACCCGGGCCACCACCACCCGCGAGCTGAACGGTTTGGCGATGTAATCATCGGCCCCCATCTCCAGGCCCACCACCACATCAGACTCACTGCCCAGACCGGAGAGCATCACCACCGGCAGCTCCGGCCGCGTGCGCTGCAGCTGCTGGAGCACCTGCAGGCCATGGGTATCCGGCAGGATCATATCCAGTAAGACCAGCGCGATATCCACCCGCTGCGTCACCGTCGCCAGCGCGTCGTTGCCGGTCTGGCTGACCAGCACGTCAAACGCGTGCGTGCCGAGCACATCGCTGAGCAGTTCGCCCATCTCCCTGTCATCATCCACCACTAAAATGACTGGTTTCATTTTTGCCTCTGCCCGCCGGTAATTAGTGTCAGTCTGATCGATTCTGCAAGGCCGCGCCGACAAATTCCTCTCCCGGTGACATTTTTTCAAGCGCCGTCACATCTCCAGCGTATCGACACGTCAAATCTGTCGACAGGCTGTTTTTCGTCAGCATTTCGCCCAAAAAAGCCACGTATCATCAAGGAATACCCACAGTGAAAATATGGCATAGAAGATGCATAGTGTCGGCGCGATAGCGCAAACGCGCCCATTGAATAACTGGAGCAAGACCGATGAAAAAAGTCGTCACGGTTTGCCCGTATTGCGCATCAGGTTGCAAAATCAACCTGGTGGTCGATAACGGCAAAATCGTTCGGGCTGAAGCGGCGCAGGGGAAAACCAACCAGGGAACCCTGTGCCTGAAGGGCTATTATGGCTGGGACTTCATTAATGATACCCAGATCCTGACGCCGCGCCTGAAAACCCCTATGATCCGTCGTGAACGCGGCGGCAAGCTGGAAGCTGTCTCCTGGGACGAGGCGCTGGATTACGTCGCCACCCGCCTCAGCGCCATTAAAGCCAAATATGGCCCGGATGCGATCCAAACTACCGGCTCCTCCCGCGGCACCGGTAATGAAACCAACTATGTGATGCAAAAATTCGCGCGCGCCGTTATTGGTACCAATAACGTCGACTGCTGCGCTCGCGTCTGACACGGCCCTTCGGTTGCAGGTCTGCACCAGTCGGTCGGTAACGGCGCTATGAGTAATGCCATCACGGAGATCGATAACACCGATCTGGTGTTTATCTTCGGTTACAACCCGGCGGATTCCCACCCTATCGTGGCGAATCACGTCATTAACGCTAAACGCAACGGGGCGAAAATTATCGTCTGCGACCCGCGCAAAATTGAAACCGCGCGCATCGCCGATATGCACATTGCGCTGAAGAACGGCTCGAACATCGCGCTGCTCAACGCCATTGGCCACGTGATTATTGAAGAGGATCTGTACGATAAAGCCTTCGTCGCCAGCCGTTCCGAAGGCTTCGAGGAGTATCGCAAAATCGTCGAAGGCTACACGCCGGAGTCGGTGGAGGAGATCACCGGGGTCAGCGCCCAGGAGATCCGCGCCTGCGCCCGGATGTACGCCAGCGCCAAATCCGCCGCCATCCTGTGGGGCATGGGTGTGACCCAGTTCTATCAGGGCGTGGAGACGGTACGGTCGCTGACCAGCCTGGCCATTCTCACCGGAAACCTCGGCAAGCCGAGCGTCGGCGTCAACCCGGTACGCGGCCAGAACAACGTTCAGGGCGCCTGTGATATGGGCGCGCTGCCGGATACCTATCCGGGCTATCAGTACGTCAAGTTCCCGGAAAACCGCGAGAAATTCGCTAAAGCCTGGGGCGTGGAAAGCCTGCCGGCGCATACCGGCTATCGCATCAGCGAATTGCCGCATCGCGCGGCGCACGGTGAAGTGCGGGCGGCGTACATTATGGGTGAAGATCCGCTGCAGACCGACGCCGAACTCTCGGCGGTCCGCAAAGCGTTCGACGATCTGGAACTGGTTATCGTCCAGGACATTTTCATGACCAAAACCGCCTCCGCGGCCGACGTCATCCTGCCGTCCACCTCGTGGGGCGAGCACGAAGGCGTGTATACCGCAGCGGACCGCGGCTTCCAGCGCTTCTTTAAAGCGGTGGAGCCGAAGTGGGACCTGAAAACCGACTGGCAGATCATCAGCGAAATCGCCACCCGGATGGGCTATCCGATGCACTACAACAACACCCAGGAGATCTGGGATGAGTTGCGGCATCTGTGTCCGGACTTCTACGGCGCCACCTACGAGAAAATGGGTGAGCTCGGCTATGTCATGTGGCCGTGTCGCGATGAGTCCGACGCCGATCAGGGGACGTCGTATCTGTTTAAAGAGAAGTTCGATACCCCGAACGGGCTGGCGCAGTTCTTCACCTGCGACTGGGTCGCGCCGATCGATAAGCTTACCGACGAGTACCCGATGGTGCTGTCGACGGTGCGCGAAGTCGGCCACTACTCGTGCCGTTCAATGACCGGTAACTGCGCGGCGCTGGCGGCGCTGGCAGATGAACCAGGCTATGCGCAAATCAACACCGCCGACGCCGAACGGTTAGGCATCGAAGATGAAGCGTTGGTGTGGGTCAATTCGCGTAAGGGGCGCATCATTACCCGTGCGCAGGTCAGCGATCGGCCGAATAAAGGCGCGGTGTACATGACTTACCAGTGGTGGATCGGCGCCTGTAACGAGCTGGTCTCAGAGAACCTGAGTCCGATAACCAAAACGCCGGAGTACAAGTACTGCGCAGTCAACGTTGAACGGATTGCCGATCAGCGCGCGGCAGAACAGTACGTGATCGATGAGTACAACAAGCTGAAAGCTCGCCTGCGCGAAAGCGCGATGGGTTAAGGTTCGGCGGTCTGACCCGGCTCGCGCGATGCGTAGGCCGGGTCAGGCGCAGCCGCCATTCGGCACATAAACGGCTCCGTGTTCGCAGTCTGCCGCCCGGCGGCGCTGCGCTTGCGCGGGCCTACGGTCAGGTAGCGCAAATCGGCCCTACCTACCGATACCCACCATTTTCTTCTTTTTCGCCTCCCTTTATACTGCGCGCTATGTTCCTTACTGATAATAAATACAAATGAAATACCTCTATTTATTTCTACTGGTTTTCACCAGCGGCGCAGCGGTGGCCACCGAACCCGGCAGTCAGTATCAACAGCAGGCGGAAGCCGGCGATCGACGCGCGCAATATTACCTTGCCGACACCTGGGTCAGCTCCGGCGATTATCAAAAAGCCGAATACTGGGCGCAGAAAGCGGCCGCCCAGGGCGATGGCGATGCGCTGGCGCTGCTGGCGCAGCTCAAAATCCGTAATCCCCAACAGGCGGACTACCCACAGGCCCGCCAGCTGGCGGAAAAAGCCGTCAAGGCCGGCAGTAAATCCGGGGAGATCGTTCTGGCGCGGGTGCTGGTCAACCGTCAGGCTGGCGCCACCGACGTAGCGCACGCCATCACGCTGCTGCAGGATGCCGCCCGGGATAGCGAAAGCGATGCGGCGGTGGACGCCCAGATGCTGCTGGGGCTGATCTACGCCAGCGGCGTGCACGGCCCGGAAGATGATGTGAAAGCAAGCGAATACTTCAAAGGCAGTTCATCACTTTCCCGCACCGGCTATGCCGAATACTGGGCCGGCATGATGTTCCAGCAGGGAGAGAAAGGCTTTATCGAACCGAATAAGCAGAAGGCGCTGCACTGGCTCAACGTCAGTTGCCTGGAGGGGTTTGATACCGGCTGCGAAGAGTTTGACCGGATCAGTAAAGGATAAGAAAAAGCCCGGCGCTCGCGCCGGGCTTTGTGTTTTATTGGGCGGTTTTATCAAACTTGCCCAGCACTTCGCGTTCATACGCCAGCGCTTTTTTGCGGTCGAACTTATGCTCCCACTTGGCGATAACCAGCACCGCCAGCGCATTACCCACCACGTTCAGCGCGGTACGCGCCATGTCGAGGATACGGTCGACGCCGGCAATAAAGGCAAGGCCTTCCAGCGGGATCCCTACGCTACCCAGGGTTGCCAGCAGTACCACGAAGGAGACGCCCGGCACGCCGGCGATCCCTTTCGAGGTCACCATCAGGGTCAGCACCAGAGTGATTTCCTGCCAGATGGAGAGGTCAATACCATACAGCTGGGCGATAAAGATCGCCGCGATGCTCTGATACAGCGTTGAACCATCGAGGTTGAAGGAGTAACCGGTCGGCACCACAAAGCTGGTGATCGACGCCGGCGCGCCGTAGGCTTCCATCTTCTCGATAATGCGCGGCAGCACGCTCTCCGAACTGGCGGTAGAGTAAGCCAGAATCAGCTCATCTTTCAGGATGCGGATCAGGATCCAGATGCTCAGACCGCACAGACGCGCGACAATCCCCAGCACCACCAGCGCGAAGAACAGGATCGCGAAGTAAACCAGCAGCACCAGCTTGGCCAGCGGCCACAGCGAGGCGAAACCAAAGGTAGCGACGGTCACCGAAATCAAGGCGAATACCCCGATCGGCGCATAGCGCATCACCATGTGGGTGACTTTAAACATGGTTTCGGAGATGGA is a genomic window containing:
- a CDS encoding nucleotidyl transferase AbiEii/AbiGii toxin family protein, which translates into the protein MDIQAPYYRQVALLMQVLPYVAVEREFALKGGTAINLFIRDFPRLSVDIDLAWVPLESRAIALPHIRDALARIADNLQQQAGMSAVLQANRSDEMRVIVTTDSAQIKIEVSPVARGTLYPPQEREVVGAVEDVFGYASLAVVSLPDLYGGKLCAALDRQHPRDFYDVKLLLDARELDRPIFNGFIAYLLSHNRPLAEVLSPRWKDIAEPFYREFSGMTFETIGLEELTAVPNRMIAALKSCFTQQDVDFLLSFKRGEPDWRLAPEMRIQDLPAVQWKLRNIHQMPAIKRAESLAKLEKVLAECRS
- a CDS encoding type IV toxin-antitoxin system AbiEi family antitoxin; its protein translation is MPTKLNWLLQNSAPGDVILQSWLSQHAISPSLAFKYTQSGWLKKRGNGVYARAGREPEWNDALACLQNQLAAPVYVAGLSSLVWLGRSHYLQLKQNQCWLSVENKALLPKWFREFPGVEWIVISGKKLPVLDDRYRVTLDVKGKILIGSAPELAAYELLSAVPGTLSFNHAAELFQGLVNLNPRKVEYLLSVSQSVQAKRLYLFFASFYEHGWFKRIDSQKIDLGAGKRQIVVNGKFNAQYQITVPERFQKE
- a CDS encoding response regulator, whose product is MKPVILVVDDDREMGELLSDVLGTHAFDVLVSQTGNDALATVTQRVDIALVLLDMILPDTHGLQVLQQLQRTRPELPVVMLSGLGSESDVVVGLEMGADDYIAKPFSSRVVVARVKAVLRRSGALASEVPGAAAGLTFNGWRLDTTRCELYNPQQQAIPLTQGEYGLLLALAQNARRVLNREQLLALTHNESTEVFDRTIDVLIMRLRRKIELNPHQPTLIKTLRGLGYVFSADVTHSEKAA
- the fdhF gene encoding formate dehydrogenase subunit alpha, whose translation is MKKVVTVCPYCASGCKINLVVDNGKIVRAEAAQGKTNQGTLCLKGYYGWDFINDTQILTPRLKTPMIRRERGGKLEAVSWDEALDYVATRLSAIKAKYGPDAIQTTGSSRGTGNETNYVMQKFARAVIGTNNVDCCARVUHGPSVAGLHQSVGNGAMSNAITEIDNTDLVFIFGYNPADSHPIVANHVINAKRNGAKIIVCDPRKIETARIADMHIALKNGSNIALLNAIGHVIIEEDLYDKAFVASRSEGFEEYRKIVEGYTPESVEEITGVSAQEIRACARMYASAKSAAILWGMGVTQFYQGVETVRSLTSLAILTGNLGKPSVGVNPVRGQNNVQGACDMGALPDTYPGYQYVKFPENREKFAKAWGVESLPAHTGYRISELPHRAAHGEVRAAYIMGEDPLQTDAELSAVRKAFDDLELVIVQDIFMTKTASAADVILPSTSWGEHEGVYTAADRGFQRFFKAVEPKWDLKTDWQIISEIATRMGYPMHYNNTQEIWDELRHLCPDFYGATYEKMGELGYVMWPCRDESDADQGTSYLFKEKFDTPNGLAQFFTCDWVAPIDKLTDEYPMVLSTVREVGHYSCRSMTGNCAALAALADEPGYAQINTADAERLGIEDEALVWVNSRKGRIITRAQVSDRPNKGAVYMTYQWWIGACNELVSENLSPITKTPEYKYCAVNVERIADQRAAEQYVIDEYNKLKARLRESAMG
- a CDS encoding tetratricopeptide repeat protein, which codes for MKYLYLFLLVFTSGAAVATEPGSQYQQQAEAGDRRAQYYLADTWVSSGDYQKAEYWAQKAAAQGDGDALALLAQLKIRNPQQADYPQARQLAEKAVKAGSKSGEIVLARVLVNRQAGATDVAHAITLLQDAARDSESDAAVDAQMLLGLIYASGVHGPEDDVKASEYFKGSSSLSRTGYAEYWAGMMFQQGEKGFIEPNKQKALHWLNVSCLEGFDTGCEEFDRISKG
- the gltP gene encoding glutamate/aspartate:proton symporter GltP — translated: MKKTKKVSLAWQILLALVLGILLGSYLHYHAESRDWLISNLLTPAGDIFIHLIKMIVVPIVISTLVVGIAGVGDAKQLGRIGAKTIIYFEVITTVAIVLGITLANVFQPGTGIDMSQLAAVDISKYQSTTAEVQSHAHGLMGTILSLVPTNIVASMAKGDMLPIIFFSVLFGLGLSSLPATHREPLVTVFRSISETMFKVTHMVMRYAPIGVFALISVTVATFGFASLWPLAKLVLLVYFAILFFALVVLGIVARLCGLSIWILIRILKDELILAYSTASSESVLPRIIEKMEAYGAPASITSFVVPTGYSFNLDGSTLYQSIAAIFIAQLYGIDLSIWQEITLVLTLMVTSKGIAGVPGVSFVVLLATLGSVGIPLEGLAFIAGVDRILDMARTALNVVGNALAVLVIAKWEHKFDRKKALAYEREVLGKFDKTAQ